A single window of Microbispora hainanensis DNA harbors:
- a CDS encoding TetR/AcrR family transcriptional regulator, translating to MKTGRTEKTPTRNRRAEILEAAADLFAARGFHGVSIEDIGAAVGVSGPALYRHFSGKEALLTEMLLDISERLREQGARLATTADPDTAEATLDALLSGHIAFALTHPALIRVHERELDNVPEQARRAIRRLQRLYVEEWVTVLSELHPACPPARLRAATHAVFGLLNSTPRSAGELAPEAMAGLLRDMARAALARL from the coding sequence GTGAAGACCGGGAGGACCGAGAAGACCCCTACCCGCAATCGGCGGGCCGAGATCCTGGAGGCTGCCGCGGACCTCTTCGCGGCGCGTGGCTTCCACGGCGTGTCCATCGAGGACATCGGTGCGGCCGTGGGGGTGTCGGGACCGGCGCTCTACCGGCACTTCAGCGGCAAGGAGGCGCTGCTCACCGAGATGCTGCTCGACATCAGCGAGCGGCTGCGCGAGCAGGGGGCGCGGCTGGCCACCACCGCCGACCCGGACACCGCGGAGGCCACGCTCGACGCGCTGCTGTCCGGGCACATCGCGTTCGCGCTGACCCATCCCGCGCTCATCCGCGTCCACGAACGCGAGCTCGACAACGTGCCGGAACAGGCCCGCCGGGCCATCCGGCGGCTGCAGCGGCTCTACGTGGAGGAGTGGGTGACCGTGCTGTCCGAGCTGCACCCCGCGTGCCCGCCCGCGCGGCTGCGCGCCGCCACCCACGCGGTCTTCGGCCTGCTCAACTCCACCCCGCGCAGCGCCGGGGAACTCGCCCCCGAGGCCATGGCCGGCCTGCTCCGCGACATGGCCCGCGCCGCGCTGGCACGCCTCTGA
- a CDS encoding thiamine pyrophosphate-dependent enzyme: MVRDAVETHFAEAVGALTPGPARDPDLPVRPGTSLTGTRCRELFAVQLGSRLLDVAARVMRERDEGFYTIGSSGHEGNAAVAAALRVDDPALLHYRSGAFYLTRSAQAGRLAEEGLRDVLLGIAASSEEPIAGGRHKVFGHPDLAVIPQTSTIASHLPRAVGVGFAIERARMLGLPSPWPGDAVAVCSFGDASMNHASALTGLNTAAYGRFRGLQIPVLFVCEDNGLGISVKTPPEWVTQARHPLLEYFQADGCDLAETYDVARRAVEHVRANRAPAFLHLRTVRLMGHAGSDVEIGYRTRKEIAADLERDPLVRTARLLVEAGLAEPDELLARYEAERDHVLKLASECARRPRLTTAAEVMAPLAPRRPEAVAGEVVRSAPAEARERAFTTLPEQEGRLTVAQAINRALADAMAVDPGVLVFGEDVARKGGVYGVTRGLLRRFGAERVFDMLLDEQAILGLALGAGVSGLLPVPEIQYLAYLHNALDQIRGEASTMQFFSQGAYRNPLVVRVASYAYQKGFGGHFHNDNSIAALRDIPGVIVASPARPDDAAAMLRTCLAAARTDGSVCVFLEPIALYHTRDLFEEGDDGWLAPYAPPARWAETHVPVGRARSYGDGRDLTIVTYGNGLRMSLRAAVRLTAEDMGCRVLDLRWLSPLPVDDLMRAAELTGRVLIADETRQSGGVSESVIAALVDNGFRGPIARVTSQDSFVPLGPAAGTVLLSESDIERAARKLLA; this comes from the coding sequence GTGGTGCGCGACGCTGTGGAGACCCATTTCGCCGAGGCCGTCGGGGCGCTGACGCCCGGACCGGCCCGGGACCCGGACCTGCCGGTACGGCCGGGCACGAGCCTGACGGGCACGCGGTGCCGTGAGCTGTTCGCGGTGCAACTGGGCAGCCGTCTCCTCGACGTCGCCGCCCGCGTCATGCGTGAGCGCGACGAGGGCTTCTACACGATCGGGTCGTCGGGGCACGAGGGCAACGCCGCCGTCGCCGCCGCGCTCCGGGTGGACGACCCCGCGCTGCTGCACTACCGGTCCGGCGCCTTCTATCTGACCCGCTCGGCCCAGGCCGGGCGGCTGGCGGAGGAGGGGCTGCGCGACGTCCTGCTCGGTATCGCCGCGTCGTCCGAGGAGCCGATCGCGGGCGGCCGGCACAAGGTGTTCGGCCATCCTGACCTCGCGGTAATCCCGCAGACCTCCACGATCGCCAGCCACCTGCCGCGCGCCGTCGGCGTCGGCTTCGCGATCGAACGGGCGCGCATGCTCGGCCTGCCCTCGCCCTGGCCCGGGGACGCCGTCGCCGTCTGCAGCTTCGGCGACGCCTCGATGAACCACGCCTCCGCGCTTACGGGGCTCAACACCGCCGCGTACGGCCGCTTCCGCGGGCTGCAGATCCCGGTGCTCTTCGTGTGCGAGGACAACGGCCTCGGCATCAGCGTGAAGACGCCGCCGGAGTGGGTCACGCAGGCCCGGCACCCCCTGCTGGAGTATTTCCAGGCCGACGGCTGCGACCTGGCCGAGACCTACGACGTGGCGCGGCGCGCCGTCGAGCACGTGCGCGCCAACCGCGCCCCGGCGTTCCTGCACCTGCGCACCGTGCGCCTGATGGGCCACGCCGGCTCCGACGTGGAGATCGGCTACCGCACCCGCAAGGAGATCGCCGCCGACCTGGAGCGCGACCCCCTCGTCCGTACGGCGCGGCTGCTCGTGGAGGCGGGCCTGGCCGAGCCCGACGAGCTGCTGGCGCGCTACGAGGCCGAGCGCGACCATGTGCTGAAGCTGGCGTCGGAGTGCGCCCGGCGGCCCCGGCTCACGACGGCCGCGGAGGTGATGGCCCCGCTCGCGCCGCGCCGTCCCGAGGCGGTGGCCGGCGAGGTCGTGCGGTCCGCGCCCGCCGAGGCGCGTGAGCGCGCCTTCACCACCCTGCCGGAGCAGGAGGGCAGGCTGACGGTCGCCCAGGCGATCAACCGCGCGCTGGCCGACGCGATGGCGGTGGACCCCGGTGTCCTGGTGTTCGGCGAGGACGTGGCCCGCAAGGGCGGGGTGTACGGCGTGACGCGCGGGCTGCTGCGCAGGTTCGGGGCCGAGCGGGTCTTCGACATGCTCCTGGACGAGCAGGCGATCCTCGGTCTCGCGCTCGGGGCAGGGGTGTCGGGGCTGCTGCCGGTGCCGGAGATCCAGTACCTCGCCTACCTGCACAACGCGCTTGACCAGATTCGTGGCGAGGCGTCGACCATGCAGTTCTTCTCGCAGGGCGCGTATCGCAATCCATTGGTCGTACGAGTCGCCTCATATGCCTATCAAAAGGGCTTTGGGGGACATTTTCACAATGACAACTCAATTGCCGCATTGCGCGATATTCCCGGGGTGATCGTCGCGTCCCCGGCCCGGCCCGACGACGCGGCCGCGATGCTGCGCACCTGCCTGGCCGCCGCCCGCACGGACGGCAGCGTCTGCGTGTTCCTCGAACCCATAGCGCTCTACCACACGCGTGACCTCTTCGAGGAGGGCGACGACGGCTGGCTCGCGCCGTACGCGCCGCCCGCACGCTGGGCCGAGACGCACGTGCCGGTGGGCCGCGCCCGCTCGTACGGCGACGGCCGCGACCTGACCATCGTCACGTACGGCAACGGCCTGCGGATGAGCCTGCGTGCGGCGGTCAGGCTCACGGCGGAGGACATGGGCTGCCGGGTGCTCGACCTGCGGTGGCTGTCGCCGCTGCCGGTCGACGACCTCATGCGCGCGGCCGAGCTGACCGGCCGTGTGCTGATCGCCGACGAGACCCGTCAGAGCGGCGGCGTGTCCGAGAGCGTGATCGCGGCACTCGTCGACAACGGCTTCCGCGGTCCGATCGCCCGGGTGACCTCGCAGGACAGCTTCGTGCCGCTAGGCCCGGCCGCGGGCACCGTACTGCTGTCGGAGTCCGACATCGAACGCGCCGCCCGCAAGCTGCTCGCCTGA
- a CDS encoding magnesium and cobalt transport protein CorA — MRAKPEQAPEHSMDPRADLGEPFRQSVVDNAVYMDGERVDSPPSLAEAIASLRSRPGAMAWIGLYRPEETELIKAAEEFGLHELAIEDAIVAHQRPKADRYGDTLFVVLRAAQYLDQPEKVAFGELHVFVGPDFVLTVRHSEAPDLSKVRRRMESDPDLLRQGPQAVLYAILDAVVDGYAPVVAGLQNDIDEIEVQVFGGDPAAPRRIYSLSREVIEFQRATSPLVPMLDGFIAGSPKYGVNEELQRYLRDVSDHVITVTERVAGFRQMLQDILVVNSTLVSQQQNEEMTKLTAASIAQGDEVKKISAWAAILFAPTLVGTIYGMNFDHMPELHWLLGYPMAIMLMGVVCVTLYLVFKRRDWL; from the coding sequence ATGAGGGCGAAACCGGAGCAGGCTCCCGAGCACTCCATGGATCCCCGCGCGGACCTGGGGGAGCCGTTCCGGCAGAGCGTGGTCGACAACGCCGTGTACATGGACGGCGAGCGTGTGGACTCGCCGCCGTCGCTGGCCGAGGCGATCGCCTCGCTGCGCTCGCGGCCGGGGGCGATGGCGTGGATCGGCCTCTACCGGCCGGAGGAGACCGAGCTGATCAAGGCGGCCGAGGAGTTCGGCCTGCACGAGCTCGCCATCGAGGACGCCATCGTCGCCCACCAGCGGCCCAAGGCCGACCGCTATGGCGACACGCTGTTCGTGGTGCTGCGGGCCGCCCAGTATCTCGACCAGCCCGAGAAGGTCGCCTTCGGCGAGCTGCACGTCTTCGTCGGCCCCGACTTCGTGCTGACCGTACGGCACAGCGAGGCGCCCGACCTGTCCAAGGTGCGCAGGCGCATGGAGTCGGACCCCGACCTGCTCCGGCAGGGGCCGCAGGCCGTGCTGTACGCGATCCTCGACGCGGTGGTGGACGGCTACGCCCCGGTGGTCGCCGGGCTGCAGAACGACATCGACGAGATCGAGGTGCAGGTCTTCGGCGGCGACCCGGCCGCGCCCCGGCGCATCTACAGCCTGTCGCGGGAGGTCATCGAGTTCCAGCGGGCGACCAGCCCGCTGGTCCCGATGCTCGACGGCTTCATCGCCGGCTCGCCCAAATATGGCGTGAACGAGGAGCTGCAGCGCTACCTGCGCGACGTGTCCGACCACGTCATCACGGTCACCGAGCGGGTGGCGGGCTTCCGGCAGATGCTCCAGGACATCCTCGTCGTCAACTCCACGCTCGTCAGCCAGCAGCAGAACGAGGAGATGACCAAGCTCACGGCCGCGAGCATCGCCCAGGGCGACGAGGTCAAGAAGATCTCGGCGTGGGCGGCCATCCTGTTCGCCCCGACGCTGGTCGGCACGATCTACGGGATGAACTTCGACCACATGCCCGAGCTGCACTGGCTGCTCGGATATCCCATGGCGATCATGCTCATGGGCGTCGTCTGCGTCACGCTCTATCTGGTCTTCAAACGCCGCGACTGGCTCTGA
- a CDS encoding GNAT family N-acetyltransferase — protein sequence MSTAERAVTVDPVVPADTESVGSILAESWGGPHVAVHGELIDASAQRALLARVEGRPVGLLTYRAVSDAEWEIVTLDATEAGRGVGRALLDGVRAEAERAGVRRLWLVTTNENTRALRFYQRYGFDLVAVHRDAVEAARRLKPSIPTHADGIPIRHELELELLL from the coding sequence ATGTCCACCGCCGAGCGAGCCGTCACCGTCGATCCGGTGGTGCCGGCGGACACGGAGTCCGTCGGGAGCATCCTCGCCGAGTCGTGGGGCGGCCCTCACGTCGCCGTCCACGGCGAACTCATCGACGCGTCCGCGCAGCGGGCGCTCCTCGCGAGGGTGGAGGGGCGGCCCGTGGGACTGCTGACGTACCGGGCGGTGTCGGACGCCGAGTGGGAGATCGTGACACTCGACGCGACGGAGGCAGGGCGGGGTGTCGGGCGGGCGCTGCTGGACGGGGTGCGCGCCGAGGCGGAGCGCGCGGGCGTCAGGCGGCTCTGGCTCGTCACCACGAACGAGAACACCCGCGCCCTGCGCTTCTACCAGCGGTACGGGTTCGACCTGGTGGCGGTCCACCGCGACGCGGTCGAGGCCGCGCGCCGGCTGAAGCCCTCGATCCCCACCCACGCCGACGGCATCCCGATCCGCCACGAACTCGAACTCGAACTGCTCCTCTAG
- a CDS encoding M50 family metallopeptidase: protein MNALWNHLTAVQIAPPLWLVVLTGFAALVVIAYPASWHISRGLITIAHEGGHALVAVLTRRKLRGIRLHSDTSGVTLTRGRPTGPGMIATAAAGYVAPSLIGLGSAWLVSDGRITMLLWAVLALLTCMLLMIRNFFGAVTLLAVGGAVFALSRFAPPNIQSACAYAAAWFLLLGGVRPILELQAKRRLGRAPDSDADQLARLTRVPGTLWVLLFLLVSAAAFVYGGYLLTARWLPF, encoded by the coding sequence CTGAACGCCCTGTGGAACCACCTGACCGCCGTCCAGATCGCGCCCCCGCTCTGGCTGGTCGTACTGACCGGGTTCGCCGCTCTCGTCGTCATCGCCTATCCGGCGTCATGGCACATCTCACGCGGCCTGATCACGATCGCGCACGAGGGGGGCCACGCGCTGGTCGCGGTGCTGACCCGGCGCAAGCTGCGGGGCATCCGCCTTCATTCGGACACTTCGGGCGTGACGCTCACCAGGGGCAGGCCGACGGGCCCCGGCATGATCGCCACAGCCGCGGCGGGATACGTCGCGCCCTCGCTGATCGGGCTCGGATCGGCCTGGCTGGTCTCCGACGGCCGGATCACGATGCTGCTGTGGGCCGTGCTCGCGCTGCTGACCTGCATGCTGCTGATGATCAGGAACTTCTTCGGCGCCGTGACGCTGCTCGCCGTGGGCGGCGCGGTCTTCGCGCTGTCGCGGTTCGCGCCGCCCAATATCCAGTCGGCCTGCGCGTACGCCGCCGCGTGGTTCCTGCTGCTCGGCGGGGTGCGGCCGATCCTGGAGCTGCAGGCCAAGCGCCGCCTCGGCCGTGCCCCGGACTCCGACGCCGACCAGCTCGCCCGGCTGACCCGCGTGCCCGGCACGCTGTGGGTGCTGCTGTTCCTGCTCGTCTCCGCCGCCGCGTTCGTCTACGGCGGCTATCTCCTCACCGCCCGCTGGCTGCCCTTCTGA
- a CDS encoding MerR family transcriptional regulator, with the protein MRIGELAALAGVSTRTVRHYHHQGVLPQPPRRVNGYREYGLRDTLRLARARRLTGTS; encoded by the coding sequence ATGCGGATCGGAGAACTCGCCGCGCTGGCCGGGGTGTCCACCCGTACCGTGCGGCACTACCACCACCAGGGCGTGCTGCCCCAGCCGCCGAGACGGGTCAACGGCTATCGCGAGTACGGCCTGCGCGACACCCTCCGCCTCGCCCGGGCCCGCAGGCTGACCGGCACTTCCTGA
- a CDS encoding GntR family transcriptional regulator, whose amino-acid sequence MLHVNAPPYAGGPTPEGDQTVRAVAGTSSLTEQVIEAVREAIHSGELRPGELYSVYRLAEQLNVSRTPVREAMLRLAEAGLVRFERSRGFRVLRRDPREIAEVFHLRMLLEVPATRRAARDAGPGLARALREELEAMRAAAAGHDEPRFMRHDRAFHDAILAAGANRRLAGVVAGLRDATVTLGASTVDRSRSLADVAAEHEPILAAVLGGDPDAAAAAMRAHVAHTGELLVAQAAAENGLPADPADIALIRDAANESTT is encoded by the coding sequence ATGCTGCATGTCAATGCGCCGCCGTACGCGGGCGGGCCCACTCCGGAGGGTGATCAGACGGTGCGAGCGGTCGCCGGCACGTCCAGTCTCACCGAGCAGGTCATCGAGGCGGTCAGGGAGGCCATCCACTCGGGGGAGCTGCGGCCCGGGGAGCTCTATTCGGTCTATCGGCTGGCCGAGCAGCTCAACGTCTCCCGCACCCCCGTACGCGAGGCGATGCTCCGGCTGGCGGAGGCCGGCCTGGTGCGGTTCGAGCGGAGCCGGGGTTTCCGGGTGCTGCGCCGCGATCCCCGGGAGATCGCCGAGGTGTTCCACCTGCGGATGCTGCTGGAGGTGCCGGCGACCAGGCGGGCGGCCCGCGACGCCGGTCCCGGCCTCGCCCGGGCGCTGCGCGAGGAGCTGGAGGCCATGCGCGCCGCCGCGGCCGGACACGACGAGCCGCGCTTCATGCGGCACGACCGGGCGTTCCACGACGCGATCCTCGCCGCGGGGGCCAACCGGCGGCTCGCCGGGGTCGTCGCCGGGCTCAGGGACGCCACGGTGACGCTGGGCGCCTCCACGGTCGACCGCTCCCGCTCGCTGGCGGACGTCGCCGCGGAGCACGAGCCGATCCTCGCCGCCGTCCTCGGCGGCGACCCGGACGCCGCCGCCGCGGCGATGCGCGCCCACGTGGCGCACACCGGCGAGCTCCTGGTGGCCCAGGCCGCGGCCGAGAACGGCCTGCCCGCCGACCCCGCCGACATCGCCCTCATTCGCGACGCAGCAAACGAATCTACAACGTAA
- a CDS encoding hydroxyacid-oxoacid transhydrogenase, producing MIVPSNPESVFTYGAPALKFGPGASAEIGFDLGQYGARRVLVVTDAGVAATGAPARIAEQIAGFGIHAEVYDGVHVEPTDESLLAAIGHARASGPWDAFVAVGGGSSIDTAKAVNLLTTNPGELMDYVNAPIGAGRAPSRPLKPLVAVPTTTGTGSESTTICVLDVLGLKVKTGISHARLRPVLAVVDPDLTMTQPPEVTAAAGMDILCHALESYTARPYTSYERRRPEERVPYCGSNPVADMWSEQAIRLLAGSFRTAVRHGDDARARGAMALAATFAGLGFGNAGVHIPHANAYPIAGRVKDFHPRGYPGGEPMVPHGMAVALTAPEAFRFTFDADPARHLRVAELLDPSAAKPDEPSEFLPGVLTTLMRDVGIPNGIGGVGYAEADVPALVEGAMKQQRLLTTAPKPVREEDLARILTRSLALW from the coding sequence GTGATCGTCCCGAGCAATCCCGAGTCCGTCTTCACGTACGGCGCGCCCGCCCTCAAGTTCGGCCCCGGCGCGTCCGCCGAGATCGGCTTCGACCTCGGGCAGTACGGCGCGCGCCGCGTGCTGGTGGTGACCGACGCGGGCGTGGCGGCGACGGGCGCTCCGGCACGGATCGCCGAGCAGATCGCCGGGTTCGGCATCCACGCGGAGGTGTACGACGGCGTGCACGTCGAGCCCACGGACGAGAGCCTGCTCGCGGCGATCGGGCACGCCCGCGCGAGCGGCCCCTGGGACGCCTTCGTGGCGGTCGGCGGCGGATCGAGCATCGACACGGCCAAGGCCGTCAACCTGCTGACGACGAATCCGGGCGAGCTGATGGACTACGTCAACGCGCCGATCGGCGCCGGGCGTGCCCCCTCCCGCCCGCTCAAGCCGCTGGTCGCGGTGCCCACGACCACGGGCACCGGCTCGGAGAGCACGACGATCTGCGTGCTCGACGTGCTCGGCCTGAAGGTCAAGACGGGGATCAGCCACGCCCGGCTCCGTCCCGTGCTGGCCGTCGTGGACCCGGATCTCACGATGACGCAGCCGCCCGAGGTGACCGCGGCGGCGGGGATGGACATCCTCTGTCACGCCCTGGAGAGCTACACCGCCCGGCCGTACACCTCATACGAGCGCAGGCGGCCCGAGGAGCGCGTGCCCTACTGCGGGTCGAACCCGGTGGCGGACATGTGGTCGGAGCAGGCGATCCGGCTGCTCGCGGGCTCGTTCCGCACCGCCGTACGGCACGGCGACGACGCGCGGGCGCGGGGCGCGATGGCGCTGGCGGCGACGTTCGCCGGGCTCGGGTTCGGCAATGCGGGCGTGCACATCCCGCACGCCAACGCCTATCCGATCGCGGGCCGGGTGAAGGACTTCCACCCGCGCGGCTACCCCGGCGGCGAGCCGATGGTGCCGCACGGCATGGCCGTGGCGCTGACCGCTCCGGAGGCGTTCCGGTTCACCTTCGACGCGGACCCGGCGCGGCACCTGCGCGTGGCCGAACTGCTCGATCCGTCGGCGGCGAAGCCGGACGAGCCGTCGGAGTTCCTGCCCGGCGTGCTGACCACGCTCATGCGCGACGTCGGCATCCCGAACGGCATCGGCGGCGTGGGATACGCGGAGGCCGACGTGCCGGCCCTGGTCGAGGGGGCGATGAAGCAGCAGCGGCTGCTCACCACCGCCCCCAAGCCCGTGCGAGAGGAGGACCTCGCCCGCATCCTCACCCGCTCGCTCGCCCTCTGGTAA